The genome window GAAGACGGCGACCCCCAGCGCGTACCCGAGCTGCCGCACGGTGTTCACCGCACCCCCGGCCATGCCCGCCCGCTCGGGTGTTACCGCGGCCAGCGCGGCCCCGGCGACGGTGGGTGAGACGAACCCGGTGCCCACGCCCACCAGGACGAAGCCCGGCACCAGCACCACCCAGCCGGAGCCCGCGTCCAGGACGGCCTGGCACAGACACCCCGCCGCCGTCAGCAGCAGCCCGCCCCCGATGGTCAGCCGCGCCGGCGCCCCGTGCAGCAGCCGCCCGGCCAGGACCGCGACCACCATGGCGGCGACCGTCAGCGGCAGCAGGGTGAGCCCGCCGCGCACCGGACTCATCCCGAGCAGCGTCTGCATCCAGATCGAGAGGTACGGCGTCACACCGAACGCCACCCCGTTGAAGGCGAGCGCCCCCACCATCACGCCCACGAACGCCGGCTTGCGCAGCAGCGACAGGTCGAGCAGCGGATGCGCCACCCGCCGCTCCACCAGCACGAAGCACACCAGGGCCAGCGCGGCCAGCGCGAACGCCCCGAGCGCCGGCGACGAGGTCCAGCCGTCCTCCCCGGCCCGCACCACCGCGTACGTGGTGCCGCCCGCGAAGGCGGCGAAGGTGACCGTGCCCGCCCAGTCGACGCTCATTCCGCGCGGACCCCGCGACTCCGGCACCACGCGCAGGGTCAGCGCCACCGCGAGCACGCTCACCGGCAGATTCACGAAGAAGATCCACCGCCAGCCCGGGCCCTCGGTGAGCACCCCGCCGAGCACCGGACCGACCGCCGCTGCGGCACCGCTGACCGCGCCCCACACCCCGAGCGCCGCCGACCGCTGCCGCCCCTGGTAGACCGAGCCGAGCAAGGGCAGGGTCGTCGCGAACATCGCCGCCGCTCCCACGCCCTGCACCGCACGCGCCGCCACCAGTGCCACCGGCCCGGAGGCGAGCCCGCACAGCAGCGACGCCGCCGCGAACAGCACCACACCCACGACGTGCACCCGGCGACGTCCCAGAAGGTCGGCGGCGGCCCCCATTCCCAAAAGAAGGGCGGCCAGCGCGAGCGCGTACCCGTCGACCACCCACTGCAGATCGCTCAGCGACGTGTGCAGCGACCGCGCCATGTCCGGAAGCGCGACGACCACGATCGTCACGTCCAGCAACAACATGAACGTGCCCAGGCACACCGCCGTGAGCGGCCCCCATGTACGCATGTCCCCCTGCTTTCTGTCCGATGTGTGCGAGACGTTCGTACGATGGGCGCGGGCGCAGCCGATCACGGGGTCATCGGCATCCGAGCGCCGGAATCCGACGGGGGAAGCCATGATGCGGATGGAATCCGACACCTTCGATGCGCTCGATCTGCAACTGCTGTCGGCGCTGGAGATCGACGGCCGGGCCTCCTTCAGCCGGATCGCAGCCGTCCTCGACGTCTCCGACCAGACCGTCGCGCGCCGCTACCGGCGGCTGTGCGCCGAGGGCGGGCTGCGGGTCGTGGCGATCCGCGACGCCCACCGGCTCGGTCACGACCAGTGGATGCTGCGGGTCCGGTGCACGCCCGACAGCGCGGTGGCCATAGGCGACGCGCTCGCCAAGCGCCCCGACACCAACTGGGTCGGGCTCACCTCCGGCGGTACCGAGGTGCTCTGTCTGACCCGGCCGCGCAGCCAGGGCGACCACGACGACCTGCTGCTCGGCAAGCTGCCCCGCACCCCCAGCGTGCTGGAGATCCGCGCCCACCAGGTGCTCCACCGGTTCTACGGCGGCGTCCACGGCTGGGTGCGCAAGTTCGGCGTCCTCACCGCCGACCAGATCGCCGCCCTCCGCCCCCGTACGGCACCCGTTCCGGGACCGGCACGCATCGGCCCGGAGGACGAGCCCCTGCTGGCCGTCCTCGAGCGGGACGGGCGCGCCGGCCACCCGGAACTGCAGCGCGCCACCGGTCGCTCGGAGTCCGCCGTCAAGCGCCGTCTGACGTCCTTGATCGCCTCCGGCGCCGTGTACATAGACGTGGAGTTCGACAACGAGCTCCTGGGGTTTCCCGTCGCCGCGATGCTGTGGATCACGGCCGCCCCCGCCGCCCTGCACTCGGTCGGTGAGGCGCTCGCCGGCCACGACCGGATCGCCCACGCCTCCGCGACGGCGGGCACCTCGAACATCGTGGCGAGCGCCCTGGCGAGGAGCACGGCGGACCTCTATGCGTATCTGAGCGGCCCCCTGGGGCACCTCGACGGTGTCCAGCACGTGGAGGTGACGCCGTTCCTGCGCAGGGTCAAGCAGCTCACGTATCCGCGGCCGGTGCGGTGACTATCGCCGGTGCAGCCGGTCGCCGCCCGCCAGGATCGTCGACGCCAGTGCCTGGGCCGCGCTGTGGGCGGGGCCTTGTCGCTCTCCGTGCACCAGGACGAAGTCGACCTCACCCAGGTCCGGCAGGCCCGCACGTTCGGGGATCCGGACCAGGCCCGGAGGGATGAGGCCCCGGGAGTGGGCCATCACGCCGAGGCCGGCGCGGGCCGCCGCGATCAGGCCGTTGAGGCTGCCGCTGGTGCACGTGATGCGCCAGGGCCGGCCCTGTTTCTCCAGTGCCTGAAGCGCGCGGGCACGGGTGATGCCCGGCGGCGGGTAGACGATCAGCGGAACCGGGCGGTCAGGGTCCAGACGCAGCCGCTCCGCGCCGATCCACACCAGCTTGTCGTGCCGCACCAGTTCGCCGCGCGGGTCCCCCGGGCGCCGCTTGGCCAGCACCAGGTCCAGCCGGCCCGCCGCCAGGCGCTCGTGCAGCGTGCCCGACAGTTCGACCGTCAGCTCCAGATCCACCTCGGGGTGCTCGTACCGGAAGCCCTCCAGGATCTCCGGCAGTCGGGTGAGGACGAAGTCCTCGGAGGCGCCGAACCGCAACCGGCCGCGCGGCCGGGTCCCCGTGAAGAACGCCGTCGCCTGCTCGTGCACCTCCAGGATCCGCCGAGCGAAGCCGAGCATCGCCTCGCCGTCCTCGGTCAGCTCCACGGAGTGCGTGTCCCGCAGGAAGAGCGGCCGCCCGGTCGCGTCCTCCAGCCGCCGCACGTGCTGGCTCACCGTGGACTGGCGCAGCCCCAGCCGCCGGGCGGCCTGCGTGAAGCTCAGCGTCTGGGCCACGGCGAGGAACGTGCGCAGGTGGGACGGGTCGTACATGGCTCCCCCAGCTTATCGTGGAACGCGATGAGAGTCAGTGCAGTATGCGGGATTCCCGATCGCTGGGCGGTGGAGGACCATGGAGAGGGCACGACCGTGCCCCCGCACCGGGCACGATCGTGCCCCTCACCCGGACGTACAGCGAAGTAGTGGAGCACTGTGAAACGCCTGCGATGGCCGCGTCGGATGCCCGTCGACCCGTACATCCTCCTGTTGCTGGGGACCGTGGGGCTCGCCGCCCTCGTCCCGGCGCGGGGCACGGCCGCGAGCGTCACCTCCGGTGCCTCCACGGCCGCGATCGCCTTCCTCTTCTTCCTGTACGGGGCCCGGCTCTCCACCCGTGAGGCGCTGGAGGGGCTCCGGCACTGGCGGCTCCACGTCACCGTGCTCGCCTGCACCTTCGTGATCTTCCCGCTGCTGGGTCTGGCGGCCCGCGGCCTGGTGCCGGTGTTCCTGACGCACAACCTCTACACCGGGCTGCTCTTCCTCACCCTCGTCCCGTCCACCATCCAGTCGTCGATCGCCTTCACCTCGATGGCCCGCGGCAACGTGCCCGCCGCGATCTGCGCGGGCTCCTTCTCCTCCCTCGTCGGCATCGTCATCACCCCGCTGCTCGCGGCGGCCCTGCTGGGCGACAGCGGCGGCGGATTCTCGGCGGACTCGCTCGTCGAGATCGTCTTGCAGCTGCTGGTGCCGTTCCTCGCGGGACAGGTCCTGCGGCGCTGGATCGGGGGGTTCGTCACCCGGCACAAGAAGGTGCTCGGGCTCGTCGACCGCGGCTCGATCCTGCTGGTCGTCTACACCGCGTTCAGCGAGGGCATGGTGCGCGGCATCTGGCACCAGGTGAGCCCGCTCCGGCTCGGCGGCCTGCTCGTCGTCGAGGCCGCGGTGCTCGCCGTGATGCTGGCGCTGACCTGGTACGGCGGCCGTGCCCTCGGCTTCGGCCGGGAGGACCGGATCGCGATCCAGTTCGCCGGGTCGAAGAAGTCCCTCGCCTCCGGGCTGCCCATGGCGAGCGTCCTGTTCGGCGCGCAGGCCTCCCTCGCCGTGCTCCCGCTGATGCTCTTCCATCAGATGCAGCTGATGGTCTGCGCGGTGATCGCCAAGCGCCGGGCCCACGACGCCGACAGCCCGGCGGTCGGCCCGGAGCCGGCCGCGGCGTCACGCACCGCGGTCGGTACGGCGACACGTTCCGGCTGAGGTTCGCCTGCGCCGACCGCGGTGAGGCCTTTGGTGCCCGGGACACGGTGGTCCGTGAGGCCCTCGGTGCCCGAGACGCGGTGGTCCCGGGCGGGCCTGCTCACGTCCGGACCGTCATCGGACGGCCGTCGGCGGCTCAGGGGCGCAACACCACCTTGCCGAGGTTGCCGCGCGACTCGATGACCGCGTGCGCCTTCGCCGCCTCCTCCAGCGGGAACTCGGCGTGCACGACGGGCTTCAGCGCGCCCTCGGCGAACAGCCGCCACAGTTCCTGCCGCCACCGCTCGTACAGCTCGGGCTTCCCGCGGGCGATCCGTGCCATCTGGAAGCCGATCACGGATTTGGCGCCCACCAGCAGGTCGTACGCCTGAACGGTGCCGCCGCCCGAGCTGTACGCGACGAGCCGCCGCCCGGCGCGAGCGCGGCGACGGCCGGGCCGAGCAGGTCGCCGCCCACCACGTCGAGGGCGTAGTCGACGGGATCACCCCACTG of Streptomyces cynarae contains these proteins:
- a CDS encoding LysR substrate-binding domain-containing protein, coding for MYDPSHLRTFLAVAQTLSFTQAARRLGLRQSTVSQHVRRLEDATGRPLFLRDTHSVELTEDGEAMLGFARRILEVHEQATAFFTGTRPRGRLRFGASEDFVLTRLPEILEGFRYEHPEVDLELTVELSGTLHERLAAGRLDLVLAKRRPGDPRGELVRHDKLVWIGAERLRLDPDRPVPLIVYPPPGITRARALQALEKQGRPWRITCTSGSLNGLIAAARAGLGVMAHSRGLIPPGLVRIPERAGLPDLGEVDFVLVHGERQGPAHSAAQALASTILAGGDRLHRR
- a CDS encoding MFS transporter, translated to MRTWGPLTAVCLGTFMLLLDVTIVVVALPDMARSLHTSLSDLQWVVDGYALALAALLLGMGAAADLLGRRRVHVVGVVLFAAASLLCGLASGPVALVAARAVQGVGAAAMFATTLPLLGSVYQGRQRSAALGVWGAVSGAAAAVGPVLGGVLTEGPGWRWIFFVNLPVSVLAVALTLRVVPESRGPRGMSVDWAGTVTFAAFAGGTTYAVVRAGEDGWTSSPALGAFALAALALVCFVLVERRVAHPLLDLSLLRKPAFVGVMVGALAFNGVAFGVTPYLSIWMQTLLGMSPVRGGLTLLPLTVAAMVVAVLAGRLLHGAPARLTIGGGLLLTAAGCLCQAVLDAGSGWVVLVPGFVLVGVGTGFVSPTVAGAALAAVTPERAGMAGGAVNTVRQLGYALGVAVFGTVLTSRMGDTLPHEAAHTLAGGGAGALRGTFSGHALRTAFASGLNAALVTAGVVGLVAGAAVLVLVRQPRDRVTGSAPGTQKKTVVRQG
- a CDS encoding bile acid:sodium symporter family protein → MPVDPYILLLLGTVGLAALVPARGTAASVTSGASTAAIAFLFFLYGARLSTREALEGLRHWRLHVTVLACTFVIFPLLGLAARGLVPVFLTHNLYTGLLFLTLVPSTIQSSIAFTSMARGNVPAAICAGSFSSLVGIVITPLLAAALLGDSGGGFSADSLVEIVLQLLVPFLAGQVLRRWIGGFVTRHKKVLGLVDRGSILLVVYTAFSEGMVRGIWHQVSPLRLGGLLVVEAAVLAVMLALTWYGGRALGFGREDRIAIQFAGSKKSLASGLPMASVLFGAQASLAVLPLMLFHQMQLMVCAVIAKRRAHDADSPAVGPEPAAASRTAVGTATRSG
- a CDS encoding Lrp/AsnC family transcriptional regulator; amino-acid sequence: MRMESDTFDALDLQLLSALEIDGRASFSRIAAVLDVSDQTVARRYRRLCAEGGLRVVAIRDAHRLGHDQWMLRVRCTPDSAVAIGDALAKRPDTNWVGLTSGGTEVLCLTRPRSQGDHDDLLLGKLPRTPSVLEIRAHQVLHRFYGGVHGWVRKFGVLTADQIAALRPRTAPVPGPARIGPEDEPLLAVLERDGRAGHPELQRATGRSESAVKRRLTSLIASGAVYIDVEFDNELLGFPVAAMLWITAAPAALHSVGEALAGHDRIAHASATAGTSNIVASALARSTADLYAYLSGPLGHLDGVQHVEVTPFLRRVKQLTYPRPVR